One segment of Carya illinoinensis cultivar Pawnee chromosome 1, C.illinoinensisPawnee_v1, whole genome shotgun sequence DNA contains the following:
- the LOC122290636 gene encoding THO complex subunit 4A-like: protein METYVPPKTTTHFGSVERKGNTVKPIPQFYRALCDHPLFFYFFRPVKTLTPKSSQYLPKMSKKLDMSLDDVIMNSRRSDGYNGISRGRGRASGPGPDRRFVNRTVPRMAPYYAPQPMQVMDPIFQQQMVLGAGSNTEEGTKIYISNLDYGVSNDDIQVLFSEVGDLKRYSIHYDRSGRSKGTAEVVFLHQSDAVAALKRYNNIQLDGKPMKIELVGVNLITPAFGTSSTSSILGKPIGAFRSGQGQASLGGWVHRGGGGAIGHGSARGRTQQKDRVEKLTVEDLDADLEKYRLEALQIN, encoded by the exons ATGGAGACGTACGTGCCCCCAAAAACCACCACTCACTTCGGGTCcgtggaaaggaaaggaaacacGGTAAAACCCATTCCTCAGTTCTATCGTGCGCTGTGTGACCACCcgctcttcttctacttcttccgTCCTGTCAAAACCCTTACACCCAAATCATCACAATATCTGCCAAAAATGTCCAAGAAACTGGACATGTCTCTCGACGATGTGATCATGAATAGTCGGAGATCAGATGGCTACAATGGTATTTCCAGGGGCCGAGGCCGCGCATCTGGTCCCGGCCCAGACCGTCGGTTTGTGAACCGCACCGTGCCTAGAATGGCGCCGTACTACGCTCCACAG CCAATGCAAGTGATGGATCCCATTTTTCAGCAACAAATGGTCTTGGGTGCGGGCTCTAACACGGAGGAGGgcaccaaaatatatatatcaaacttAGATTACGGCGTTTCTAACGACGATATTCAG GTTCTTTTCTCTGAGGTTGGTGACTTGAAACGATATTCCATCCATTATGATAGGAGTGGAAGGTCAAAG GGAACAGCAGAAGTTGTCTTTTTACACCAGTCAGATGCTGTGGCAGCTTTGAAGAGGTACAACAACATCCAACTTGATGGGAAGCCAATGAAAATTGAGCTTGTAGGAGTGAATTTGATTACTCCTGCTTTTGGAACTTCTAGTACAAGTAGCATATTAGGAAAACCAATTGGCGCCTTCAGAAG TGGACAAGGGCAGGCTAGTCTTGGGGGTTGGGTTCACCGTGGCGGTGGTGGTGCGATTGGACATGGATCTGCTAGGGGTCGCACACAACAGAAAGATCGTGTTGAGAAGTTAACTGTAGAAGATCTTGATGCTGACTTGGAGAAATACCGCCTTGAAGCTCTGCAAATAAACTGA
- the LOC122290600 gene encoding uncharacterized protein LOC122290600 translates to MSSSFSPSRSPGSSRLQLGGVGGVSRLRSSSLKKPPEPLRRAVSDCLSSSSSFSSSASSASTPHHGGTSAVLVSEASRNLRDYLAAPATTDLAYNVILEHTIAERERSPAVVARCVALLKRHLLRYKPSEETLLQIDRFCVSTIAECDTSPNQRLLPRSRSLDQQAGASVAPSNTSPLPVSSFASEALVKSLNYVRSLVAKHIPKRSFQPAAFAGAPSTSRQPLPTLSSLLSKSFNSQLSPAAGGEYLEKKDATDVSIANLPIIENVDELVDDVYIAHDVLKWRWLGDHHSSSFLAESDRAVNPQGMRKCNFLEVGAASLLVGDMEAKIKGQPWKFLGTADMPYLDQLLQLSPVTTVTNSVYARPHLRAITASKRTKPGPRQIWEESPVSTFRPKARTLFQYRHYSEQQPLRLNPSEVCDVMAAVCSETSLRNANLMTVSSRLSNPGGKPSMDVAVSVLVKLVIDMYVFDSGTAGPLTLSMLEEMLSSPKAACRARAFDLILNLGVHGHLLEPIITDTAATIVEEYSQESYFDNEGPLTIHGKGEEDSIKKMDAFSAIDNFESWILNILYEILLLLVQREENEESVWASALSCLLYFVCDRGKILKNRLNGLDIRVVKALLETSRKNSWAEVVHCKLICMLTNMFYDVSDEPSEVNPSTPTFLIGQVDLIGGIEFVFLEYSLANSREERRNLYLVLFDYVLHQTNETCIAAGDNEYTHDEIQPLAVLLILADAPEAFYISVTLGVEGIGEILRRSISSMLSKYPNSERLHMLLEVVADKLDTIVSSFTHVDKEFSHKIQITKSYKFLGSIEDIVPRNGVGMGAKLSWTNLHSLLHSERIAYRRNGYIWLGDLLIEEISEKRDDGVWSNIKNLHQKIALAGLHDSSTASDVPLAIWLLCGLLKSKHNFIRWGFLFVLERLLMRCKFLLDENEIQYPSSTEQGNVGKDCRLENANAVIDIMSSALSLVFQINETDRINILKMCDILFSQLCLRVPPATAMPYGDDVHQDNLMKEADVRSNNPLDNETASMAALLLRGHAIVPMQLVARVPAALFYWPLIQLAGAATDNIALGIAVGSKGRGNLPGATSDIRATLLLLLIGKCTADPAAFQEVGGEEFFRELLDDTDSRVAYYSSAFLLKQMMTEKPEEYQHMLQNLVVRAQQSNNEKLLENPYLQMRGILQLANDFGSGL, encoded by the exons ATGTCTTCGAGCTTCAGTCCCTCGCGGAGCCCCGGGAGCTCGCGGCTACAGCTGGGCGGTGTTGGCGGGGTCTCACGCCTTAGATCCTCTTCGCTCAAGAAGCCGCCGGAGCCGCTACGACGAGCCGTATCCGATTGCCTGTCGTCGTCTTCTTCGTTTTCATCTTCTGCCTCATCGGCTTCTACCCCGCACCATGGGGGTACCTCGGCTGTGCTTGTCTCCGAAGCTTCGAGAAATCTCCGG GACTATCTGGCTGCTCCTGCAACAACTGACCTGGCTTATAATGTAATTTTAGAACATACAATTGCAGAGAGGGAGCGCAG TCCCGCTGTAGTCGCAAGGTGTGTAGCACTTTTAAAACGCCATCTTCTACG ATACAAACCAAGTGAGGAGACACTACTGCAGATAGATCGGTTTTGTGTGAGCACAATTGCTGAATGTGATACTTCTCCAAACCAAAGATTGTTACCACGTTCACGATCTTTAGACCAACAAGCAGGGGCATCAGTAGCACCTTCAAATACATCTCCTTTGCCTGTATCTAGTTTTGCTTCTGAAGCACTTGTGAAATCATTGAATTATGTGCGCTCCCTAGTGGCTAAACATATTCCAAAACGGTCTTTCCAACCAGCTGCTTTTGCTGGAGCGCCTTCTACATCAAGACAACCGCTTCCAACATTGTCATCTCTGTTGAGTAAATCCTTCAATTCGCAATTAAGCCCCGCCGCTGGTGGAGAATATTTAGAGAAGAAAGATGCTACAGATGTATCTATTGCAAACTTACCAATCATTGAAAACGTTGATGAATTGGTGGATGATGTATACATTGCACATGACGTTTTGAAATGGCGTTGGCTTGGGGATCATCATTCATCATCTTTTCTAGCTGAAAG TGATCGTGCTGTAAATCCCCAAGGCATGAGAAAATGTAATTTCCTAGAAGTTGGTGCGGCATCATTGCTTGTAGGAGATATGGAAGCTAAAATAAAGGGCCAACCTTGGAAATTTTTAGGAACTGCTGATATGCCTTATCTTGATCAACTATTGCAGCTTTCGCCGGTAACAACAGTCACCAATTCTGTTTATGCACGGCCCCACTTGAGAGCAATAACAGCATCTAAACGCACTAAACCAGGCCCTCGACAAATTTG GGAGGAATCTCCTGTGAGTACATTTCGTCCGAAGGCTCGCACACTCTTCCAGTATCGTCATTACAG TGAACAACAACCTTTGCGATTGAATCCTTCTGAGGTATGCGATGTGATGGCTGCAGTTTGCTCAGAGACATCATTAAGAAATGCTAATCTCATGACAGTATCATCTAGATTAAGTAATCCCGGTGGAAAGCCGTCCATGGACGTGGCTGTGAGCGTCCTTGTCAAACTGGTTATTGACAT GTATGTTTTTGACTCTGGCACCGCTGGTCCTCTAACTCTGTCAATGCTTGAG GAAATGCTTAGTTCTCCAAAAGCAGCTTGCAGGGCTCGTGCTTTTGATTTAATCCTGAACCTTGGTGTTCATGGTCATTTATTAGAGCCAATTATAACTGACACTGCTGCAACGATAGTAGAAGAATATTCTCAAGAATCTTATTTTGACAATGAAGGTCCACTTACAATCCATGGAAAGGGAGAAGAAGACTCTATTAAGAAAATGGACGCTTTCTCAGCTATTGATAATTTTGAGTCTTggattttaaacattttatatgAGATTCTACTTCTTCTTGTTCAG AGAGAAGAGAATGAAGAATCTGTCTGGGCATCTGCTCTAAGCTGTTTACTTTATTTCGTCTGTGATAGAGGGAAGATCTTGAAAAACCGCCTAAATGGTCTTGATATAAGG GTTGTTAAAGCACTTCTAGAAACTAGCAGGAAGAATTCATGGGCAGAAGTAGTTCATTGCAAACTTATTTGCATGTTAACAAACATGTTTTATGATGTTTCTGATGAACCTTCTGAGGTCAATCCAAGTACTCCAACTTTTCTCATAGGCCAGGTTGATCTGATTGGAGGAATTGAGTTCGTTTTTCTTGAG TATTCCCTCGCAAACTCAAGGGAAGAAAGGCGAAATCTGTATTTGGTCCTTTTTGACTATGTTTTGCatcaaacaaatgaaacatGCATAGCTGCAGGAGACAATGAATATACCCACGATGAGATTCAACCTCTTGCTGTCCTGCTCATTCTTGCAGATGCACCTGAAGCATTCTATATATCTGTTACACTTGGGGTGGAAGGCATTGGGGAGATTTTGAGAAGATCAATTTCTTCTATGCTGTCCAAATATCCCAACAGTGAACGACTACATATG CTCTTGGAGGTTGTTGCAGATAAACTTGATACAATAGTAAGTTCATTCACTCACGTAGACAAAGAATTCTCCCATAAGATACAAATAACCAAATCATACAAGTTTTTGGGAAGCATTGAAGATATAGTTCCCAGAAATGGTGTTGGCATGGGAGCAAAGCTCTCATGGACCAATTTACATTCCCTTCTCCATTCAGAAAGAATTGCATACCGCCGGAATGGTTACATATGGTTAGGTGATCTGCTTATTGAAGAAATAAGTGAAAAAAGGGATGATGGTGTCTGgtctaatattaaaaacttgCATCAGAAAATTGCCCTTGCTGGTCTGCATGATTCTTCAACTGCTTCAGATGTTCCTTTGGCCATTTGGCTTTTGTGTGGGCTTTTGAAGTCAAAGCACAACTTCATAAGATGGGGCTTCCTATTTGTCCTTGAGAGGCTTCTCATGCGATGCAAATTTTTGTTAGATGAGAACGAAATACAATACCCAAGCAGCACTGAGCAAGGCAATGTAGGCAAAGATTGTCGTCTTGAGAATGCTAATGCAGTGATCGACATAATGAGCAGTGCTTTGTCCTTGGTGTTTCAGATAAATGAAACAGACCGAATCAATATTTTGAAG ATGTGTGATATACTATTCTCTCAGTTGTGCTTGAGAGTTCCTCCTGCAACTGCAATGCCATATGGAGATGATGTGCACCAAGACAATTTAATGAAAGAGGCTGATGTCAGATCCAACAATCCGCTAGACAATGAGACAGCCTCAATGGCAGCACTACTTCTTCGAGGACATGCCATTGTTCCTATGCAGTTAGTGGCACGCGTTCCTGCTGCCTTATTCTATTGGCCACTGATTCAGCTTGCTGGTGCAGCAACAGACAACATCGCATTAGGCATTGCTGTAGGAAGCAAAGGAAGAGGAAATCTCCCTGGTGCCACATCAGATATTCGGGCTACCCTTCTGTTACTTCTAATTGGTAAATGCACTGCAGATCCTGCTGCATTCCAAGAAGTTGGTGGAGAAGAATTTTTCAG GGAACTTTTAGATGATACAGATTCAAGGGTGGCATATTACTCCTCAGCATTTCTTTTAAAG CAAATGATGACAGAAAAACCTGAAGAGTACCAGCACATGCTTCAGAATCTTGTTGTTAGAGCTCAGCAG AGCAACAATGAAAAGCTGTTGGAGAATCCATATCTTCAGATGCGTGGCATACTTCAGCTAGCAAATGATTTTGGATCTGGGTTGTAA